In one Mycobacteroides chelonae genomic region, the following are encoded:
- a CDS encoding response regulator transcription factor, translating to MPDGLRASGSSPDAGHPSPRVLVVDDDADVLASLERGLRLSGFEVNTASDGAEALRCATEHRPDAIVLDINMPVLDGVSVVTALRAMDNDVPVCVLSARTSVDDRVAGLEAGADDYLTKPFVLAELVARVKALLRRRGAVATSSTETITVGPLEVEIPGRRARINGVEVDLTKREFDLLAVLAEHKTAVLSRAQLLELVWGYDFAADTNVVDVFIGYLRRKLETSGAPRLLHTVRGVGFVLRSQ from the coding sequence ATGCCTGATGGACTTCGCGCAAGCGGCTCATCACCAGATGCCGGGCACCCCTCCCCGCGAGTACTGGTGGTGGACGACGACGCCGACGTGCTCGCCTCGCTGGAGCGTGGCCTGCGCCTGTCCGGCTTTGAGGTGAATACCGCGAGCGACGGCGCCGAAGCGCTGCGCTGCGCCACCGAGCATCGCCCGGATGCGATCGTGCTCGATATCAACATGCCCGTCCTCGACGGCGTCAGCGTGGTGACCGCGCTGCGCGCGATGGACAACGACGTACCCGTCTGCGTGCTGTCCGCGCGCACCTCGGTGGATGATCGGGTCGCGGGCCTGGAAGCGGGCGCCGACGACTACCTGACCAAACCCTTCGTGCTCGCCGAGTTGGTGGCCCGGGTAAAGGCCCTGCTGCGCCGCCGCGGCGCGGTGGCGACCTCGTCCACCGAGACCATCACCGTCGGCCCTCTTGAGGTCGAGATTCCCGGCCGGCGCGCCCGGATCAACGGCGTCGAGGTAGACCTCACCAAGCGCGAGTTCGATCTGCTGGCCGTGTTGGCCGAACACAAGACCGCGGTGCTGTCCCGAGCCCAGCTGCTCGAGCTGGTGTGGGGATACGACTTCGCCGCCGACACCAACGTCGTCGACGTCTTCATCGGATACCTGCGGCGCAAGCTGGAGACCAGTGGCGCGCCTCGCCTGCTGCACACCGTGCGCGGTGTCGGGTTCGTGTTGCGTTCGCAGTAA
- a CDS encoding NAD(P)-binding domain-containing protein: MAPMTTVAVIGGGQAGIAAGYFLRRRGLEPGGGFVILDHSPGPGGAWQFRWPTLTLDNTNRIYQLPGLPFEETGTIKASTAMPRYFDEYEHRYALDVRRPVHVREVQAIAGGFSLETSAGDFTVRGLINATGTWDKPFIPFAAGSATFGGRQLHTHDYRTPEEFAGKHVLVVGGGVSALQLLAEISTVTRTSWVTRREPVFVTDFTVDRLRAAVAGVDERSRQGEPQRSVVSATGLPWTPEIADAAQRGALARRPMFSRITPTGVVWPDGSTLDVDVILWCTGFRHALDHLAPLHLRNSRGGITMTGRLLTQVAGQPAVHLLGYGSSASTIGANRASRAAVVELMNYLEGRAA; this comes from the coding sequence ATGGCGCCCATGACTACCGTCGCCGTGATTGGTGGCGGGCAGGCCGGGATCGCCGCGGGGTACTTCCTCCGGCGTCGCGGCCTTGAGCCCGGCGGCGGATTTGTCATCCTCGATCACTCCCCCGGCCCGGGCGGAGCGTGGCAGTTCCGCTGGCCCACGTTGACGCTCGACAACACCAACCGCATCTATCAACTGCCCGGACTGCCGTTCGAGGAGACGGGCACCATCAAGGCGTCGACCGCCATGCCCCGTTACTTCGACGAGTACGAACATCGCTACGCCCTTGATGTCCGTCGGCCCGTGCACGTGCGAGAGGTGCAAGCAATTGCGGGCGGCTTCTCGCTCGAAACCTCCGCGGGCGATTTCACGGTCCGCGGACTGATCAACGCGACCGGGACCTGGGACAAACCGTTCATCCCCTTCGCCGCGGGCTCGGCCACCTTCGGGGGACGTCAGCTGCACACTCACGACTACCGGACACCGGAGGAGTTCGCAGGCAAGCACGTGCTGGTGGTCGGGGGCGGAGTGTCGGCGCTCCAGTTATTGGCTGAGATATCGACGGTCACCCGCACGTCGTGGGTGACCCGGCGCGAGCCGGTGTTCGTCACCGATTTCACCGTCGACCGACTGCGGGCCGCGGTCGCCGGCGTCGATGAACGTTCCCGGCAGGGGGAACCGCAACGCTCGGTGGTGTCCGCGACCGGACTGCCCTGGACACCCGAGATCGCCGACGCCGCGCAGCGCGGCGCGCTGGCCCGACGGCCCATGTTCAGCCGCATCACCCCGACCGGTGTGGTCTGGCCGGACGGCAGCACACTGGATGTCGACGTGATCCTGTGGTGTACCGGATTCCGGCACGCGCTGGATCACCTGGCGCCGCTACACCTGCGCAACAGCCGGGGCGGCATCACCATGACCGGCCGCCTGCTCACTCAAGTCGCGGGACAACCCGCCGTCCACCTGCTGGGGTACGGGTCCTCGGCCAGCACCATCGGCGCCAACCGGGCGTCGCGTGCCGCCGTCGTCGAGCTGATGAACTATCTAGAAGGACGTGCTGCCTGA
- a CDS encoding enoyl-CoA hydratase, protein MIGVTSDGPVTTIELQRPERRNAVTYELALAFAEEVRKAAETARVIVITGQGTSFCAGADLSSGAPDPDKFADAWQHSIKSIDAADIPVIAAVNGPAIGAGVMLAMVADLRVVSETARFQFPVAKYGIALDNWSIRRLSSLVGYGRARGMLLAAEPLDAQAALQTGMANRIGELADAQAWAAELAGFAPLALKHAKRVLNDDGAFEDQLPEHKVLFDKAWSSQDIIEAQVARIQKRPPNFQGA, encoded by the coding sequence ATGATCGGTGTAACTAGCGACGGTCCCGTCACCACCATTGAGCTGCAGCGCCCAGAACGGCGCAATGCGGTGACCTACGAGTTGGCGCTCGCCTTCGCCGAGGAGGTCCGCAAGGCCGCCGAAACGGCGCGCGTCATCGTCATCACCGGGCAGGGCACCTCGTTCTGCGCGGGTGCCGACCTATCCAGCGGCGCTCCTGATCCCGATAAGTTCGCCGACGCCTGGCAGCACTCGATCAAGAGCATCGACGCCGCCGACATTCCGGTCATCGCCGCCGTCAACGGCCCCGCCATCGGTGCCGGTGTCATGCTGGCGATGGTGGCCGACCTGCGTGTGGTCTCCGAGACCGCGCGCTTCCAGTTCCCGGTCGCCAAATACGGCATCGCCCTGGATAACTGGAGCATCCGCAGACTGTCCTCGTTGGTCGGCTACGGACGCGCACGCGGCATGCTGCTGGCCGCCGAGCCGCTCGACGCGCAGGCCGCCTTGCAGACCGGCATGGCCAACCGCATCGGAGAGCTTGCCGACGCGCAGGCGTGGGCGGCCGAGCTGGCCGGGTTTGCGCCGCTGGCCCTCAAGCATGCCAAGCGGGTGCTCAACGACGACGGTGCGTTCGAGGACCAGCTGCCCGAGCACAAGGTGCTGTTCGACAAGGCGTGGAGTAGCCAAGACATCATCGAGGCTCAGGTCGCGCGAATTCAGAAGCGTCCCCCGAACTTCCAGGGAGCCTGA
- a CDS encoding MBL fold metallo-hydrolase — protein MRALWVGAGAALASTWFGRALRDVPRTLGASKERIAEVAQGSPQYRGGSFHNAEPARQFSPDAEATTVVWDVITRRSAGAPKGQVPLVVPELGGPPADLAATWFGHSSVLVEVDGYRVLTDPVWSDRCSPSRAVGPHRQHPVPVELSALPALDAVVISHDHYDHLDMDSIIALTRSQNAVFVVPLGVGAHLRSWGVSPARVIELDWDQSHQLGKLTLTCTQARHFSGRSLSRNTTLWASWSIAGPKHKVFFGGDTGYTKAFKVIGDTYGPFDLTLLPVGAYNTSWADIHMNPEEAVQTHLDLATSQAPLLPIHWATFNLALHPWAEPIERLLTAADEQGVTVVAPKPGQRADMRQPVAPDGWWRLS, from the coding sequence GTGCGGGCGCTCTGGGTTGGCGCCGGCGCAGCTCTTGCGTCGACGTGGTTCGGGCGCGCCCTGCGTGACGTCCCGCGAACGCTGGGCGCCAGCAAGGAGCGCATCGCCGAGGTTGCGCAGGGGTCACCGCAGTACCGTGGTGGTTCCTTCCATAACGCCGAACCGGCACGGCAGTTTTCGCCTGATGCCGAGGCCACCACGGTGGTGTGGGATGTGATCACCCGGCGTAGCGCGGGTGCGCCTAAAGGCCAAGTGCCGCTTGTGGTCCCTGAACTTGGCGGTCCGCCTGCCGATTTGGCCGCCACCTGGTTCGGGCATTCCAGTGTGCTCGTAGAGGTCGACGGGTATCGGGTGCTCACCGATCCGGTATGGAGCGACAGATGCTCGCCCTCTCGAGCCGTTGGGCCGCATCGTCAGCATCCTGTCCCGGTGGAGCTGTCGGCATTGCCCGCGCTGGACGCCGTGGTGATCAGTCACGACCACTACGACCATCTCGATATGGACTCCATCATCGCGCTGACCCGGAGCCAGAACGCGGTTTTCGTGGTGCCGCTCGGGGTAGGCGCGCACCTGCGCAGCTGGGGCGTCTCACCGGCGCGGGTCATCGAGCTCGACTGGGACCAGAGTCATCAGCTCGGAAAGCTCACGCTCACCTGCACGCAGGCCCGGCATTTCTCCGGCAGGTCGCTGTCCCGCAACACCACGCTGTGGGCATCTTGGTCCATCGCCGGACCGAAACATAAGGTGTTTTTCGGCGGCGACACCGGATACACCAAGGCTTTCAAGGTCATTGGTGACACCTACGGGCCCTTTGATCTGACGCTGTTGCCGGTCGGTGCCTACAACACCTCGTGGGCCGATATCCACATGAACCCCGAAGAGGCCGTCCAGACCCACCTGGATCTCGCGACGTCTCAGGCCCCACTCCTGCCGATCCACTGGGCGACGTTCAACCTGGCCCTGCATCCGTGGGCCGAGCCGATCGAGCGGTTACTCACCGCCGCCGACGAGCAGGGCGTCACTGTCGTGGCGCCCAAGCCCGGGCAACGGGCCGATATGCGGCAGCCCGTTGCCCCCGACGGCTGGTGGCGTCTTTCCTAA
- a CDS encoding class I SAM-dependent methyltransferase codes for MTSNELPDWDATYQGKGELFQGDPPWNIGEPQPELAALIDAGKFHGSVLDVGCGHAETALRLAALGHVTVGLDLSPTAIEAARSAAAERGLSNASFEVADITKFSGYDGRFNTIVDSTLFHSIPVEAREAYQRSISRAAAPEASYYVLVFAVGAFPPGIGPNAVTEDELRAAVEPYWVIDELSPAFIHSNIPEVIPGANFDMPLFHKDEKGRNKQPAFLLQAHKR; via the coding sequence ATGACATCGAATGAACTTCCGGACTGGGACGCCACATATCAAGGCAAGGGTGAGCTCTTCCAAGGCGATCCGCCGTGGAACATCGGCGAGCCTCAGCCCGAACTCGCGGCGCTGATCGATGCGGGCAAGTTCCATGGCTCTGTCCTGGATGTCGGATGCGGCCACGCCGAAACCGCGCTGCGGCTGGCGGCATTGGGACATGTCACTGTCGGGCTCGACCTATCGCCCACGGCCATCGAGGCCGCTCGCAGCGCTGCGGCCGAACGCGGACTGTCCAACGCCAGCTTCGAGGTCGCCGACATCACCAAGTTCTCCGGATACGACGGGCGCTTCAACACCATCGTCGACAGCACGCTGTTCCACTCGATCCCGGTCGAGGCCCGCGAGGCCTACCAACGGTCGATTTCCCGTGCAGCGGCGCCGGAGGCGTCGTACTACGTGTTGGTCTTCGCGGTAGGCGCCTTCCCACCGGGAATCGGCCCCAACGCCGTCACCGAGGACGAGCTACGCGCGGCGGTCGAACCGTACTGGGTAATCGACGAGCTGAGTCCGGCATTTATCCACTCGAACATCCCCGAGGTGATACCCGGCGCCAACTTCGACATGCCGCTGTTCCACAAGGACGAGAAGGGACGCAACAAGCAGCCCGCGTTCCTGCTTCAAGCGCACAAGCGTTAG
- a CDS encoding cation-translocating P-type ATPase, which translates to MATIEGLTVGGLTAADVAERVAQGKTNDVPSRAARSVSDIVRANVFTRINAILGVLLVIVLSTGSVINGAFGLLIIANSAVGIIQELRAKQTLDKLAIVGQTRPLVRRDGAATALAPNEVVLDDIIELGPGDQIVVDGEVIEEAALEVDESLLTGEADPIDKTVGSPVLSGSFVVAGSGAYRATKVGREAYAAKLAEEASKFTLVHSELRNGINKILQFITYLLLPAGALIIYTQLFTTDDSWQESVLRMVGALVPMVPEGLVLMTSIAFAVGVIRLGRRQCLVQELPAIEGLARVDTVCADKTGTLTENGMRLSDVKTLDGGGDQADALTALSQLAADDPRPNASIAAIAEAYDTPPGWKSTAIAPFSSAKKWSGASYGEHGNWVIGAPDVLLDPTDPIATAAEEIGSRGLRVLLLASAELPVDDAHAPGAITARALVVLEQKIRPDARDTLEYFASQHVSIKVISGDNAVSVSAVAQTLGLSGAAIDARTLPSDTDKLADTLADATTFGRVRPDQKRAMVKALQSHGHTVAMTGDGVNDVLALKDADIGVAMGAGSSASRAVAQIVLLDNKFATLPYVVAEGRRVIGNIERVSNLFLTKTVYSVLLALTVGLAGLGSKIFHYGAVPFPFQPIHVTIAAWFTIGIPAFILSLAPNNERAQTGFVRRVMMSAIPSGLTVGIATFLSYLLARQILHVTGNSTQASTAALITELVAAVWVLAVVARPYRWWRVALVAFSGLGYAVIFAIPLARETFMLDPGNLAVTGPALGIGVAAAAVIEVLWWLQGKWSGQPRHFWATNDD; encoded by the coding sequence GTGGCAACGATCGAGGGATTGACCGTCGGCGGATTGACCGCCGCTGACGTCGCTGAGCGCGTGGCGCAGGGGAAGACCAATGACGTCCCCTCGCGTGCGGCACGCAGTGTGTCGGACATCGTGCGAGCCAACGTGTTCACCCGGATCAACGCCATTCTCGGGGTGCTGTTGGTCATCGTGCTGTCCACCGGCTCGGTCATCAACGGTGCGTTCGGTCTGCTGATCATCGCCAACAGTGCCGTCGGCATCATTCAGGAGCTGCGCGCCAAGCAGACGCTCGACAAGCTGGCGATCGTCGGTCAGACCCGTCCCCTGGTGCGCCGCGACGGTGCCGCGACAGCACTCGCGCCCAACGAAGTGGTTCTCGACGACATCATCGAGCTGGGGCCCGGCGATCAGATCGTGGTGGACGGCGAGGTCATCGAGGAGGCCGCTCTTGAGGTCGACGAGTCGCTGCTGACCGGAGAAGCCGATCCCATCGACAAGACCGTTGGCTCTCCGGTGCTTTCGGGCAGCTTCGTGGTGGCGGGCAGCGGCGCGTACCGGGCGACCAAGGTGGGCCGTGAGGCATACGCGGCCAAGCTGGCCGAGGAGGCGTCCAAGTTCACCCTGGTGCATTCCGAACTGCGCAACGGCATCAACAAGATCCTGCAGTTCATCACTTACCTGCTGTTGCCCGCGGGTGCGCTGATCATTTACACCCAGCTGTTCACCACCGATGACAGTTGGCAGGAATCGGTACTCCGGATGGTGGGTGCCCTGGTCCCGATGGTTCCCGAGGGGCTCGTGCTGATGACGTCAATCGCCTTCGCGGTGGGTGTGATTCGCCTGGGTCGGCGCCAATGCCTGGTGCAGGAGCTGCCCGCCATCGAGGGGCTGGCCCGGGTGGACACGGTCTGCGCCGACAAGACCGGCACCCTCACCGAGAATGGGATGCGGCTCTCGGATGTGAAAACGCTGGACGGCGGCGGTGATCAGGCAGATGCGCTGACGGCGCTGTCGCAACTGGCGGCCGATGACCCGCGGCCCAACGCAAGCATCGCCGCCATCGCCGAGGCATACGACACCCCGCCGGGCTGGAAATCGACGGCGATAGCGCCCTTCTCGTCGGCCAAGAAGTGGAGCGGCGCATCCTACGGTGAGCATGGCAACTGGGTGATCGGTGCCCCCGATGTACTTCTCGACCCGACCGACCCGATCGCTACGGCGGCCGAAGAGATCGGTTCCCGGGGCCTGCGGGTGCTGTTGCTTGCCTCGGCGGAGCTGCCGGTCGACGACGCCCACGCACCCGGTGCCATCACCGCACGTGCGCTGGTGGTGTTGGAACAGAAGATTCGCCCCGATGCGCGTGACACCCTTGAATACTTTGCCTCTCAGCATGTCTCGATCAAGGTGATCTCCGGTGATAACGCGGTGTCGGTGAGCGCGGTGGCTCAGACGCTGGGGCTCTCCGGCGCCGCCATCGACGCGCGCACCCTGCCTTCTGATACCGACAAGCTGGCCGACACCCTTGCCGATGCCACCACCTTCGGGCGGGTGCGGCCCGACCAGAAGCGGGCGATGGTCAAGGCGCTGCAGTCGCACGGCCATACCGTGGCGATGACCGGTGACGGTGTCAACGACGTGCTCGCGCTCAAGGATGCCGACATCGGTGTGGCGATGGGTGCTGGCAGCTCGGCCTCACGTGCGGTGGCTCAGATTGTCTTGTTGGACAACAAGTTCGCCACCTTGCCCTATGTGGTTGCCGAGGGACGGCGCGTCATCGGCAATATCGAACGGGTTTCCAACCTGTTCCTCACCAAGACGGTGTACTCGGTGCTGCTCGCGCTGACGGTGGGGCTCGCGGGACTGGGCTCGAAGATCTTCCACTACGGCGCGGTGCCGTTTCCGTTCCAGCCGATCCACGTCACTATCGCCGCCTGGTTCACCATCGGCATTCCGGCGTTCATTCTGTCGCTGGCGCCCAACAATGAACGCGCACAGACGGGATTCGTGCGCCGGGTGATGATGTCGGCAATTCCGTCGGGCCTGACGGTGGGCATCGCGACGTTCCTGTCCTATCTGTTGGCTCGTCAGATTCTCCACGTCACGGGGAACAGCACGCAGGCGTCGACCGCCGCGCTGATCACCGAACTTGTTGCGGCGGTGTGGGTGCTCGCCGTGGTGGCACGTCCCTATCGCTGGTGGCGGGTGGCGCTGGTGGCGTTCTCGGGCCTGGGCTACGCGGTGATCTTTGCGATCCCCTTGGCGCGAGAGACATTCATGCTCGATCCGGGCAATCTGGCGGTCACCGGGCCCGCGTTGGGCATCGGTGTCGCGGCGGCCGCCGTGATCGAGGTGTTGTGGTGGCTGCAGGGCAAGTGGTCTGGTCAGCCCCGCCATTTCTGGGCCACCAACGACGACTGA
- a CDS encoding slipin family protein, translating to MSMWEEIFGQKITIMQWQRGVLYRDGVFKAVLTPGVHYTRPRTDTLVTVDMRAQSIQVVGQDVLTVDGFTVKVSAAVEYKVSMPDVFATAENGSVHWGIYLRAQLQVRDAVAALTLDELLAQRGQFLGADAVARLAAEAEEFGVTVNRFVVKDIMLSGEVRKALAGPLLAREAGKAQLERARAEAAVLRSMANTAKLLRENPELLQLRTLESVADGKAMVVLNR from the coding sequence ATGAGTATGTGGGAAGAGATCTTCGGGCAGAAGATCACGATCATGCAATGGCAGCGCGGTGTGCTGTACCGCGACGGCGTGTTCAAGGCGGTGCTGACACCAGGCGTGCATTACACGCGCCCGCGTACCGACACCTTGGTCACCGTGGACATGCGTGCGCAGTCGATTCAGGTGGTCGGTCAAGATGTGCTGACCGTCGATGGTTTCACCGTGAAGGTATCGGCGGCGGTCGAATACAAGGTGTCCATGCCAGACGTTTTCGCCACCGCCGAGAATGGCTCGGTGCACTGGGGCATCTACCTGCGTGCTCAGCTGCAGGTGCGTGACGCCGTCGCGGCACTGACGCTCGATGAGCTGTTGGCTCAGCGGGGGCAGTTTCTGGGCGCCGATGCCGTTGCGAGGCTTGCGGCCGAGGCCGAGGAGTTCGGCGTCACGGTGAACCGGTTCGTCGTCAAGGACATCATGCTGTCCGGCGAGGTACGTAAGGCACTGGCCGGGCCGCTGTTGGCCCGTGAAGCGGGTAAGGCCCAGTTGGAGCGGGCCCGCGCCGAGGCCGCCGTGCTGCGCTCGATGGCCAACACCGCCAAGCTGCTGCGGGAGAATCCGGAGCTGCTGCAGCTGCGGACCCTGGAGTCGGTGGCGGACGGCAAGGCAATGGTCGTCCTCAACCGCTGA
- a CDS encoding class I SAM-dependent methyltransferase gives MLGRVTDRVKITLSGAPETMLATLYGRAQDAVSPNSVLHDHYAAQAVGRIDYDFSKTKIKGTQAIGVALRARQLDVWTSEFLAAHREATVLHLACGLDTRIFRVNPPETVRWVDVDYPDIIALRRALLPERGGDYRMVGSSVTEESWLDDIPADRPTLAVFEGLTMYLTQAEGQSLIRRITGRFPSGQLAFDCYGSIGITLQKLVPAVRNAGATLHWGIDDPGQIEALHPGLHCLDDLRSTDVAGEEHLPLSGRIQMKVISHIPALRDIGRIMRFSF, from the coding sequence ATGTTGGGTCGAGTGACGGACCGCGTGAAAATCACGCTGAGCGGCGCCCCAGAGACCATGCTGGCCACCCTGTACGGCCGGGCACAGGACGCCGTGTCCCCGAATTCGGTTCTTCATGACCACTACGCCGCCCAGGCCGTCGGTCGTATCGACTACGACTTCTCCAAAACCAAGATCAAAGGAACCCAGGCGATTGGGGTGGCATTACGCGCCCGCCAACTCGACGTCTGGACCTCGGAGTTCCTCGCCGCACACCGGGAAGCGACGGTGCTGCATCTGGCCTGCGGGCTGGACACCCGTATCTTCCGGGTCAATCCGCCCGAGACGGTGCGCTGGGTCGATGTCGACTACCCCGACATCATCGCGCTGCGGCGCGCGTTGCTCCCCGAGCGCGGTGGCGACTATCGGATGGTGGGCAGCTCGGTCACCGAGGAGTCATGGCTGGACGATATCCCCGCAGATCGCCCCACGCTCGCGGTGTTCGAGGGTTTGACGATGTACCTGACACAGGCCGAAGGACAGTCCCTGATCCGGCGGATCACCGGCCGATTCCCCAGCGGCCAGCTAGCTTTCGACTGTTACGGCAGCATCGGAATCACGCTGCAGAAGCTTGTCCCCGCGGTGCGCAACGCGGGTGCCACCCTGCACTGGGGTATCGACGACCCCGGCCAAATCGAGGCATTACATCCCGGGCTGCACTGTCTCGACGACCTGCGCAGCACCGACGTGGCAGGTGAGGAGCACCTGCCACTGTCGGGCCGCATCCAGATGAAGGTGATCTCGCATATCCCTGCCCTGCGCGATATCGGCAGGATCATGCGGTTTTCCTTCTAG
- a CDS encoding antitoxin, producing the protein MADFKGLIDKLKSLLAGNKDKVNQAVDKVGDAIDTKTGGKYSAVVDKVQDAAKGAVEKVEGATAPKDGDAQ; encoded by the coding sequence ATGGCTGATTTCAAGGGCCTCATCGACAAGCTCAAGAGCCTGTTGGCGGGCAACAAGGACAAGGTCAACCAGGCCGTCGACAAGGTCGGCGACGCCATCGACACCAAGACCGGTGGCAAGTACTCGGCAGTGGTGGACAAGGTGCAGGACGCCGCCAAGGGCGCGGTCGAGAAGGTCGAGGGGGCCACAGCTCCTAAGGACGGCGACGCTCAGTAA
- a CDS encoding lipase family protein, whose translation MLSDAPLSLAPDLDAIADGHLIRYMSTSGTTGTPTEVTGVVFSPKGQPPQQGWPIVSVGHGTTGLDDECAVSRAPDLRGYIWLVRNLTKRGWVVAITDYEGLGVPGPHPYLEPRSEGFNVVDAARAAMSLIPGSSTTWAAIGASQGGQATWAAAELAGDYAPELDFVGAANLSPAADLTEMATHVGDGRYDWSQLSMMPTLLTGLSVTVPELRPENFLHGSFQDNPHDKALLLGCHNGLDPARAAAIGRLRANDFHGITPQDAEIFARALKRISLPLGPASGPMLVYAGGADRLIDARWIHAAVRRACALGDTVQEIVAPGKGHVDPEGERLGVQWIADRFAGIPPPSNC comes from the coding sequence GTGCTTTCCGATGCGCCGTTGTCGCTGGCTCCTGATCTGGACGCGATCGCCGACGGCCACCTCATCCGCTACATGTCGACCTCCGGTACCACCGGCACCCCCACTGAGGTGACGGGTGTCGTGTTTTCACCGAAAGGTCAACCTCCACAACAAGGTTGGCCCATTGTGTCGGTGGGTCACGGCACCACCGGTCTGGATGACGAGTGCGCGGTCTCGCGTGCTCCCGATCTGCGCGGCTACATCTGGTTGGTGCGCAACCTCACCAAGCGCGGCTGGGTGGTGGCCATCACGGATTATGAGGGGCTGGGCGTACCGGGCCCGCATCCGTATCTGGAGCCGCGATCCGAAGGATTCAACGTCGTCGACGCGGCGCGTGCCGCGATGTCGCTGATTCCCGGGTCGTCGACGACATGGGCGGCGATCGGAGCGTCCCAGGGTGGCCAGGCCACCTGGGCGGCCGCCGAGCTCGCAGGCGACTATGCCCCGGAACTGGACTTTGTGGGTGCGGCCAACCTGTCCCCGGCGGCAGATCTGACCGAGATGGCGACGCACGTCGGTGACGGACGGTACGACTGGAGCCAGCTCTCGATGATGCCCACGCTGCTCACGGGGCTGTCGGTCACGGTCCCCGAGCTGAGGCCGGAGAACTTCCTGCACGGCTCTTTTCAGGACAACCCGCACGATAAGGCGCTGCTGCTGGGATGTCATAACGGGCTGGATCCGGCGCGGGCGGCGGCCATAGGCAGATTGCGCGCCAACGATTTTCACGGCATCACCCCGCAGGATGCGGAGATCTTCGCGCGCGCGTTGAAGCGGATCTCGTTGCCGCTGGGGCCGGCTTCCGGCCCGATGCTCGTCTACGCGGGTGGGGCCGATCGGCTGATCGACGCGCGCTGGATCCACGCTGCGGTGCGGCGGGCCTGTGCATTGGGCGACACCGTCCAGGAGATCGTGGCGCCCGGTAAGGGCCATGTAGACCCCGAAGGGGAGCGGCTGGGGGTGCAGTGGATCGCGGATCGGTTTGCCGGGATCCCGCCCCCTAGTAACTGCTAG
- a CDS encoding type II toxin-antitoxin system Rv0910 family toxin, whose translation MAAKLNSSIDVPLPPQEAWEHASDLRRFDEWLSVHTAWRSALPETLETGTVIDSIVCVKGMYNRVRWILKKYDPPTGLSLEGQGRGGVKVKLRVTITPKGPGSVVDFTLHLGGPAMFGPIGAVVAAALRSDIDASLSKFVHVFASAS comes from the coding sequence GTGGCAGCCAAACTGAATTCCTCCATCGATGTGCCCCTCCCTCCGCAGGAGGCCTGGGAGCACGCCTCGGATCTGCGGCGTTTCGATGAGTGGCTGAGTGTTCACACCGCGTGGCGCAGCGCGTTGCCCGAGACACTGGAAACGGGCACGGTGATCGATTCGATCGTGTGTGTGAAGGGCATGTACAACCGGGTCAGATGGATCCTTAAGAAGTACGACCCTCCGACGGGACTGTCACTGGAGGGACAGGGCAGAGGTGGCGTGAAGGTCAAGCTCCGGGTGACGATCACCCCGAAGGGGCCGGGTTCGGTCGTCGACTTCACCCTGCATTTAGGCGGCCCCGCGATGTTCGGCCCGATCGGCGCGGTGGTGGCGGCAGCGTTGCGCAGCGACATCGACGCGTCGCTGTCGAAGTTTGTTCATGTTTTTGCATCCGCCTCGTAA